A window of Nicotiana sylvestris chromosome 8, ASM39365v2, whole genome shotgun sequence genomic DNA:
ttgcccattcttatcgaacctgatgtatgagtatgTCTGAGTCTCCGATTACTAGTAACTCCTAaatgttcatatcaatggccagtttaatccctagaatgcaggcttcatattcggccatgttgttggtgcatgggaacctgagcttggcggataccgggtaatgctgaccggtttctgatactaggactgctcttatgccaactcctttgaaatttgtagctccgtcgaaaaacaacctccaaccatcataggattttgcaatatcttctcctatgaaagatacctcttcatcgggaaaatacgtttttaggggctcgtattctccgtctatgggattctcggcgagatggtctgccaaggcttgccctttgattgctttctgggttacgtaaataatgtcgaattcacttagcaggatctgccacttggcgagcttgccagtaggcatgggcttctagaagatatacttcagagggtccattctggatatgagataagttgTGTAAGAACATAAGTAATACCTCAACTTCTgtgcgacccaagtcagagcacaacaaatgcgttctaaaagagaataccgggcctcgtacggtgtgaaaccttactgagatagtagatggcttgctcctttctccctgtttcatcatgtttccCCAAAACACAACCAAATGCTCCATCCAACATTGCAAGATAGAGCAAGGGGGGTCTCCCTGgttcaggcggaaccaagactggCAGCGtagacaagtattccttgattctgtcaaaagccttttgacattcatcggtccatttggtggcggcatccttcttcaacattttgaagatgggttcacaaatgacagtagactgagctatgaatcggctgatatagttgagtcttcccaggaaactcatcacgtccttcttgttctttggcggcggcaattcttggatagctttgacctttgatggatccaattctattcctcgacgactcacgatgaaacccaataattttccagcaggaaccccgaatgcacacttggcgggattcagtttcaaattgtaccttctcaacctgttgaagaactttcgcaAGTCTTCCATATGATCTGCAGCTTtcctggatttgatgatgacgtcatccacatacacctcgatctctttgtgtatcatgtcatgaaagatggtagtcatggctctcatgtaggtggcaccaacaTTTTTCAATCCAAACGGCATCATTTTATAACAGTACATCCCCCATGGCATGATAAACGCCGTTaactgcatcttcttcatccatccatatctgatggtaCCCATCGAAACAATCAAcgaatgactgcagctcatgcttggcgcagttgtcgatcaaGTTGTTTATATtcggtaaaggaaagttgtctttgggacaCATACTCTAACCTTCCaatccttctttggtaccggcccggttgagatcctggtagtcgacacatactctaaccttcccatccttctttggtaccggcacgatgttggctaaccatgtcggatattttACCACCATGAGAACCCTGGCTTTGAATTGCTTagtaacctcttctttaatcttcaaactcatgtctggcttgaacttcttgagcttctgctttaccggcggacatgtaggatctgttggcaacttgtgagctacgaTGGATGTGCTAAGGCCAGTCATATCGTCATAAGAcaatgcaaagatatcctcatactcttttaggaactctatgtactctttcttttctgaggGCGACAAATGTGCGCTGAtacgtgtttccttgacattctTAGTATCACCCAAATTAACGACTTCGGTCTCATCTAGATTAGGCTTCGgcctattctcaaagttttcgacCTCTCTGACAACCTCTTctagtatatcatcctcttctgaatctATATTCGTTTGTTGAATtgcctcgttgcaagtcacagttGTTGCTTCATCATCAAGATATGTAAGAGTAACGCTGTGTAAAACAAAGTAAATGATAGAGAAAAGTAATAAGAGTGCAATATATAATGAATTTGAATTGCTTTGATTGAAATTCATAATTGTTCGAGACATCAGAGCTCTTTTTGAAAGTAAAGACAATGCAGAAAGGAAAAGCAACTAAGAAAATAAAGATGCGATGCATGATGCTCGTTCatccttgctaccccgaagatgTTCGGGCACTGGTGGTCCTGACCGACCAATTGGTGAGGCGTTCATCTCGGTTCACGGCTTGAATGGAatggccttcctccccttcctcctcgaagataatacaacaatccatatcatcttCCAGAAACAGGTTCTTTATTGCTGCTAGTGCGTCGTCTTCCTCTGATCCATACAAAGTGTCGGATGGCTGAAAAGTCTGCTCCAACTGAGGTATAGGGTGCTCCAGCGGATAGTATGGCCCGCGCCATGGAGgtgaccagtggttgaactcctcccaagtgtactcataccctaggCGAAAAGTGGTACCGTgcttcttcagcttgataggtttggtgataccttgcaggttcttgccaagtccttttCCGGGTTCATACCCGCTCCAATTCAGGATGCTTTCGATCTTGCTATCCCACAACTTGTCTTTGTCTACAGCATTGACCCGCTCGATGTGGTGGTACGTTTCTCCTCCTATCCTTCTTCTGCCTCCGATCATTggaatggtttggcgactgtatatagggttgctaccgtcgccatgaatgattacttcctgatgatACCATTCAAATTTTATAGCTTGATGCaaagttgatgctacagccccaacggcgtggatccagggtcatccCAGCAACAAATTATAGGATACTGGTACGTCAATGACTTGGAACTCGACATCAAACCAGGTGGGTCCCATTTGTAGGCATAGGATAATTtctccaatggtggacctctgagatccATCAAAAGCTTTGACACTGATAGCCCCGTCTTTGACCTCGTGTAATCCCTTACCCAATGTCCTGAGAGttatcaatggacaaatgttgaggctggatcccCCGTCGACTAAAATCCTGGTGATAAAATGATCCTTACATTGTGCAGTGATGTGCATCGCTTTGTTGTGACCAAGCCCTTCTGGTGGTAATTcgtcctcgtggaaggtgatcttgtggctttccagtaccttccccaccatgtttgccatttcgcctcctgttatgttgctgagaacataagcttcactcagtaTTTTCATTAAGGCATTTTTATGTGCCTCAGAGCTTTGCAGAAGAGCCATAATAGAAATCTGTGCTGGCGTTTCGTTCAGTTGCTCGGCGACTGAGTACTCTTTGGCCTGTaccttcctccaaaggtcatcgggTCTGGTTTCAACAACCCGCCCGGAGGCTTGCTTGCTGGACTCAGCCAAGTGCTCCGGGGTATATACCCTACCTGTCCTAGTCATGCCCTGTGCGGCAATTGCTTCCCCGGTATATGTCTTTCCTTTCCTTCTAGCCTCAgcggtgtaatcccaaggtatagcATTTGTCTTGAACGGGGTCACGTCTGTCATGGAGACCGGAATAGGCACCTTGGGAGGTAACACAGTAACTTCGACAGGTGGAGGCGCCTTTGGAAttccaaactcaacctcaatcggTTTTGGCGCCTTTGCGGAAGGTGCTTCAAACTCGAGCGGTACGGACACATTTACCACATTGCCCTTAGAGGGCTGAATCAGAACAACAATGGGACTAAGAGTAACTGCTGGCTTCTTAGGTTCGTCTCCTTCAACTATCaaaccgattgatccctcggggtcccaatcatcttcaATCTCGATCATATGGATGTCTCCACCCTTGTTGTCAGGcagggggttgttgcggacattaggagcggGCTCTTTTGCtataatgatcttgttgtcaatcaggttctgaatcttgtctttcaacgagcGACACTCGTCGATGGTATGGCCCTTCATCCCGGAATGGTATGCGCAAGTCTTGTTTGGGTTGATCCATTGGGAAGGATTTTCTAGAGTTACGACTGGAATAGGGGTAACGTAACTGGCTGCTTTGAGTTTTTCATAGAGTTGGTCAATtgcgatggttgtatattgtctgggaggtctgcggtcaaaatttggtctgggtctagggaaattttggcgagtgggaggtgattggtagtgagagggttggtcattataggtttggtaaacaggtgcaggttgagagtatttGGGTAAAGTGGATTGATATGCGGGAGGtagagatgattggtaaacgggtggtggaatttggtaggtgggtgatggtgcttggtagtttagggaaggttggtatgtgagtggagttgAGGGGTATGATTGGTATTTCATAGGGGAATTGTTTCTTTGCGCAGCCATCACGGAATTCACGTCCTTTTTCTttgacgtgccaccagactgtaaatcCTTGTTGGTGGCCTACAATGCTTCGCGATTAGTGACCATACCGTTCTTGAtaccttcttcgatcctttctcccAACTTGATAATGTCGAAGAACTTTTGACCCTCTATCAACATCAGCCTCTCGTAGTATTGCGGGTCCTAAGCCTGGACAAATAACCTATTTATCTGCTCTTCTTCCAAGGCCGGCTTGACATTAACGACTTCTgtcctccaacgagtagcatactcgcgaaaggtctctgtgggtttcttcttcagattttggatatagaacacatctggtgcgttctcagtattgaacctgaaccggtccatgaaatcggatgccATATTCACCCAACTTGTCCATTTCTTCGCATGCTGGATAATATACCAAGATAATGCGTcacccttcagactcctcatgaacagcttcatacAGATCTTCTCGTCCCTTCCGACTcctaccagcttatcacaatacattctgagatggaccctgggatcacctgtaccgttgaacatttcgaacttgggaggtttgtacccctccgggaGTTCGACATCTGGCTTAACACAAAGATCTTTATAGTTCAAACCTTCCACACCTTTGCTATCTTCGACACCCTGGACCCGACTAGTTAACCTCTTGAGCTCAGCAGTTAAATTCTGAATGAGGGAGTCTTTGCTGTCTGATTCAGGTGTATCTGAGATAGGCTGGGCATAGTGGGGTACAGTGTCCACAAAGATGGGAGCGTTCTGGTCATTTGTGGTGTTTTGGGGTTCGGGAATGAGCAGTGGAGTGTTGTTGCAGGTGTTGCAGGCTTGGGTATGAGCGGGTTGTGCTGCTGGTGGTGTGGTATGGTTCTGGTTGTTGGCATCAGCAGCGGCAAGAGTGATTGACAGATTTGCCAggtttcgaacttgttccaattctTCTCGAAATCTTAGCAAAGTTTGCTCAATATGAGCTGCAGTTTCCTTAGTGATTGAAGCGTTCTGAGAGGT
This region includes:
- the LOC138875885 gene encoding uncharacterized protein, with amino-acid sequence MKGHTIDECRSLKDKIQNLIDNKIIIAKEPAPNVRNNPLPDNKGGDIHMIEIEDDWDPEGSIGLIVEGDEPKKPAVTLSPIVVLIQPSKGNVVNVSVPLEFEAPSAKAPKPIEVEFGIPKAPPPVEVTVLPPKVPIPVSMTDVTPFKTNAIPWDYTAEARRKGKTYTGEAIAAQGMTRTGRVYTPEHLAESSKQASGRVVETRPDDLWRKVQAKEYSVAEQLNETPAQISIMALLQSSEAHKNALMKILSEAYVLSNITGGEMANMVGKVLESHKITFHEDELPPEGLGHNKAMHITAQCKDHFITRILVDGGSSLNICPLITLRTLGKGLHEVKDGAISVKAFDGSQRSTIGEIILCLQMGPTWFDVEFQVIDVPEVIIHGDGSNPIYSRQTIPMIGGRRRIGGETYHHIERVNAVDKDKLWDSKIESILNWSGYEPGKGLGKNLQGITKPIKLKKHGTTFRLGYEYTWEEFNHWSPPWRGPYYPLEHPIPQLEQTFQPSDTLYGSEEDDALAAIKNLFLEDDMDCCIIFEEEGEEGHSIQAVNRDERLTNCVTLTYLDDEATTVTCNEAIQQTNIDSEEDDILEEVVREVENFENRPKPNLDETEVVNLGDTKNVKETRISAHLSPSEKKEYIEFLKEYEDIFALSYDDMTGLSTSIVAHKLPTDPTCPPVKQKLKKFKPDMSLKIKEEVTKQFKARVLMVVKYPTWLANIVPVPKKDGKIWMDEEDAVNGVYHAMGDKDAATKWTDECQKAFDRIKEYLSTLPVLVPPEPGRPPLLYLAMLDGAFGCVLGKHDETGRKEQAIYYLSKVNIHDQPAYCAHVEEEAEGKPWFYDIKEYLTTGENPELDNATEKCTLRRLSNNFFYNGGILYRRTPDLGLQSMFESAIAVRYMQM